A genome region from Archaeoglobus fulgidus DSM 4304 includes the following:
- a CDS encoding YeiH family protein: MRETVKLIEVARELPVSRKNLQMLLLLLLCGAAAYIINLADPALEPLFLALVFGIVAGNLQRDEEKKRVVERYVPFLLPIGITLYGVNINIPYLGEFHPEIVAATLISTSLIFLTVFWLSSRLKLSRQMSILLACGSGICGVSAIAIISPLIKPRKEEFSAAIMIITAVGLTGAILYPSIAHYASISPDEFAVLAGATLHQTGIVKISSQLFGVEEEALAIKGIRIAMIALVVLILSIIYSESRFYVPWYIVSFLGVALFSSTYLPGEVVQALRPLATVMFATTLAAICYTVNVGRVQRVGVKPLFASYAGWAVGVAFVLLLLGSGAL, translated from the coding sequence ATGCGCGAGACGGTAAAACTGATTGAAGTTGCCAGAGAGTTGCCCGTTTCGAGAAAAAACCTTCAGATGCTATTGCTGCTTTTACTTTGCGGTGCAGCTGCTTATATCATAAACCTTGCTGATCCTGCCCTTGAACCCCTCTTTCTGGCTCTTGTTTTTGGTATAGTGGCGGGAAACCTCCAGAGGGACGAGGAAAAGAAAAGAGTGGTTGAGAGATACGTTCCCTTCCTCCTCCCCATTGGTATAACCCTTTACGGTGTGAACATCAACATCCCCTATCTGGGCGAGTTCCATCCAGAAATTGTGGCTGCAACGCTCATCTCAACCTCCCTAATCTTTCTCACCGTTTTCTGGCTCTCGTCTCGGTTAAAGCTAAGCAGGCAGATGTCCATTCTTCTTGCCTGCGGAAGTGGTATTTGCGGTGTTTCGGCAATTGCAATAATCTCTCCCCTTATAAAACCAAGGAAAGAGGAGTTTTCGGCAGCAATTATGATTATAACAGCCGTAGGGCTCACTGGAGCTATACTGTATCCAAGCATAGCCCACTACGCCAGCATCTCCCCCGATGAGTTTGCCGTTCTTGCAGGGGCTACGCTTCACCAAACGGGGATTGTGAAAATCTCCTCTCAGCTTTTTGGTGTTGAGGAAGAGGCACTGGCGATAAAAGGAATCAGAATTGCAATGATAGCCCTCGTCGTCCTCATTCTTTCAATAATCTACTCGGAGAGCAGGTTTTACGTACCGTGGTACATCGTGAGCTTCCTTGGAGTGGCGCTGTTCTCCTCAACCTATTTGCCGGGAGAGGTCGTGCAGGCATTGAGACCGCTTGCCACTGTGATGTTCGCCACGACTCTTGCGGCAATCTGCTACACGGTAAACGTAGGAAGGGTGCAGAGGGTTGGAGTGAAGCCTCTTTTTGCCTCATACGCCGGTTGGGCAGTGGGAGTTGCTTTCGTCCTTTTATTGCTGGGGAGTGGTGCGCTATGA
- a CDS encoding PAS domain S-box protein yields the protein MKVFVRFVLMLTVISILSLLLGISLVEMGVPPVYYLYVVVIVLIVSLFSAGSILEPLEELRDAFQSVVSGEIRTVTPKSTDEFGELAKAFNWMVEELRKEKESLEESERRFRSVVEEMDGWLFELDSHYCITFASPNFRDKFGDVQGKPVRDVLEHFPVEKLESGKFEYEIIKDGKITPVEVIVKKDGGTYRCLARDISTRRKIERQLAFFREILEHSVDAIVILDVDSRITVWNRGAEMMFGYTAEEAVGKPLNFLMPKERWQQCTENFKRAVVEGHVKDIEAPRIRKDGEMIIVDQTLTSIHDSNGEVIGFVAIMRDITRRKKAEIELKNTCEELERRTREILEVQKGLQQLASIVENSNDAIYSVNLEGKITSWNRTAERLFGWRRDEALGMPASKLLPEEIKGETEFIIRRIREGESGLRFETRRLRKDGVVIDVEVTVSPLLNEMGELSGISIITRDISEKRQAEREAERRMLKYEVERGRVYFADSFDTAVDVINDLIRCGYNGRVISRRYPEVLGIEEGNHLMLSAKKRDGTLEPDPDRIYREILNMPGWKNAVLLDIDYLLIKRNFEEVYELIQRLKDVFFVLNKGILVVCTESELLGEREMKLLKMECCAIKSKKIEMPAEIYEILRFVYAQNRVGERPSIKDVMTNFGITRNTAKKRVAYLAERGLIKMIKDGRMKVLEVTEEGREVMRVA from the coding sequence ATGAAAGTTTTCGTCAGATTTGTTCTGATGCTAACCGTAATATCCATCCTTTCACTGCTTCTCGGAATTTCTCTGGTGGAGATGGGCGTTCCACCAGTATACTACCTCTACGTGGTGGTTATAGTCCTGATTGTCTCTCTCTTCTCTGCTGGAAGCATCCTTGAGCCGTTGGAGGAACTTAGGGATGCCTTTCAGAGTGTGGTGAGTGGAGAGATTAGAACAGTGACTCCCAAATCCACCGATGAGTTTGGAGAACTGGCAAAGGCCTTTAACTGGATGGTTGAAGAGCTTAGGAAAGAAAAAGAGTCGCTGGAAGAGAGTGAGAGGAGGTTCAGGAGTGTTGTTGAGGAGATGGATGGCTGGCTTTTTGAGCTCGACAGCCATTACTGTATCACTTTTGCGTCCCCCAATTTTAGGGACAAGTTCGGAGATGTTCAGGGAAAGCCCGTAAGAGACGTCCTCGAGCATTTTCCCGTTGAGAAGCTCGAATCTGGAAAATTTGAGTACGAAATAATTAAAGACGGAAAAATAACCCCTGTTGAAGTTATCGTAAAAAAGGACGGTGGAACTTACAGATGCCTCGCCAGAGACATCTCTACAAGAAGAAAAATCGAGAGACAGCTTGCCTTCTTCAGAGAGATTCTTGAGCACTCTGTCGATGCCATAGTCATTCTTGATGTTGACAGCAGAATTACGGTGTGGAATCGCGGTGCGGAGATGATGTTTGGCTATACTGCCGAGGAAGCTGTAGGGAAGCCTCTAAACTTCTTAATGCCCAAGGAGCGCTGGCAGCAGTGCACCGAGAACTTCAAGAGAGCAGTTGTTGAGGGACATGTCAAGGACATTGAGGCTCCGAGAATAAGGAAGGATGGAGAGATGATAATAGTTGACCAGACTCTCACCAGCATTCACGATTCCAATGGAGAAGTTATAGGCTTTGTGGCCATAATGAGAGACATAACGAGGAGGAAGAAGGCTGAAATTGAGCTTAAGAACACATGCGAAGAGCTGGAAAGAAGGACGAGAGAAATTCTCGAAGTTCAGAAAGGGCTGCAGCAGCTTGCAAGCATTGTGGAGAACTCCAATGACGCCATTTACTCCGTAAACCTAGAAGGGAAGATAACGAGCTGGAACAGGACTGCCGAAAGACTTTTTGGGTGGAGAAGAGATGAGGCACTGGGGATGCCGGCTTCCAAGCTCCTTCCTGAGGAGATTAAGGGTGAGACGGAGTTCATAATCAGGAGAATAAGGGAAGGAGAGTCTGGACTGAGGTTCGAGACGAGAAGGTTAAGGAAAGACGGAGTGGTCATTGACGTGGAGGTCACAGTTTCTCCACTGCTCAACGAGATGGGAGAGCTTTCAGGAATTTCGATAATTACGAGAGACATTTCAGAAAAGAGGCAGGCAGAGAGGGAGGCAGAGAGGAGAATGCTGAAGTATGAGGTTGAGAGGGGGAGAGTTTACTTCGCTGACAGCTTCGACACGGCGGTGGACGTTATTAACGACCTAATTAGGTGCGGTTACAATGGTAGGGTGATAAGCAGAAGATATCCAGAGGTTCTCGGAATCGAGGAGGGTAACCACCTTATGCTCTCTGCAAAGAAAAGAGACGGCACACTTGAACCTGACCCGGACAGAATATACAGGGAGATTTTGAACATGCCGGGATGGAAGAATGCTGTGCTGCTCGACATCGACTACCTTCTGATAAAGAGGAACTTCGAGGAGGTTTATGAGCTTATACAGAGGCTCAAGGATGTTTTCTTCGTTCTTAACAAGGGGATTCTGGTTGTGTGCACGGAAAGCGAGCTGCTCGGTGAGAGGGAGATGAAGCTGTTGAAGATGGAGTGCTGCGCCATAAAGAGCAAGAAAATTGAGATGCCTGCAGAAATCTACGAAATTCTTAGGTTCGTTTACGCCCAAAACAGAGTGGGGGAGAGGCCTTCAATAAAGGATGTCATGACCAACTTTGGCATAACGAGGAACACGGCCAAAAAGAGGGTGGCGTATCTCGCTGAAAGGGGACTAATCAAAATGATTAAAGATGGAAGAATGAAGGTTCTGGAGGTCACAGAAGAGGGAAGGGAGGTTATGAGGGTAGCATAA
- a CDS encoding Ig-like domain-containing protein: protein MDSKAVSPLIGFVLMLAIIMGLIGIMQAQWVPVWNKEVEAEHLSKLEFEASEIPKIMFISATTGKQGVASIDAGCEYPNRGFLINPSTASTSLKAIPLSVDVKFNETLPNGSLFRYSNKFTTYAIIVQPNYFYMQKPEIIVEHSAVIKTSGNSALNVSSPVSFSRNKVHLFIVNSTFSSISTPNTLNLQFIPVSYGGDTFVKNASITLKVLDETFDWWNKTLKNIFGAGNVTADGSRKEMTFRLFNTTLSMSYLIVQASIGERAKLNERIEPYRIFATSSNTLSMLKGEQRELNVKVLDIYNNPVRGYSRVSYSVVSGGDKCRIVSASPQTDEKGVFTVTVEAVNSGNCDVEFRIDSINSGFNKTKFSITVIPVSSGGLGGQGYLSFTPASRGLVEIYHGPVNGFIDPTKPPAESPRDLITDPNWEPYALEDKELAAYNDGSWDWWSGEYVPTSGYLEKTQNNAQSKQNSQKNHASQLFEFNVGDVQMSSLKVFWNGIAWLDVQNNRNDGVVLYVWNGTGWEYLCDTTSSSEVWLQCEKRGNYIQNKKVYLLIVQNDWTQTWKGNRDSQIYTDYIELDILT, encoded by the coding sequence ATGGATAGTAAGGCCGTATCGCCCCTCATAGGATTCGTTTTGATGCTTGCCATCATAATGGGGTTAATCGGAATCATGCAGGCCCAGTGGGTGCCTGTTTGGAATAAAGAGGTTGAGGCGGAACATTTATCAAAGCTTGAATTTGAGGCTTCAGAAATCCCAAAAATTATGTTTATTTCCGCTACAACTGGAAAACAGGGGGTTGCGAGCATAGATGCAGGTTGTGAGTACCCAAACAGGGGGTTTCTGATAAATCCTTCAACAGCATCAACATCCTTAAAAGCAATTCCTCTAAGCGTTGATGTTAAGTTCAACGAAACGCTGCCTAATGGCAGTTTATTCCGTTACAGCAACAAGTTTACAACCTATGCAATAATTGTTCAACCAAACTACTTTTACATGCAAAAACCTGAAATAATCGTAGAGCACTCTGCCGTAATCAAAACCAGCGGAAATTCCGCCCTCAACGTTTCCTCACCCGTCTCATTTTCGAGGAATAAAGTTCACCTGTTTATCGTAAACTCCACCTTCAGTTCAATTTCTACACCTAATACACTAAATCTTCAATTTATCCCTGTCTCATATGGTGGAGATACCTTTGTCAAAAATGCATCAATAACTCTAAAAGTGTTAGATGAAACCTTTGACTGGTGGAATAAAACTTTAAAGAATATTTTTGGAGCGGGCAACGTTACAGCCGATGGGAGTAGGAAGGAAATGACCTTTAGGCTTTTCAACACGACGTTGAGCATGAGTTATCTGATTGTTCAGGCTTCGATTGGTGAAAGAGCTAAACTTAATGAGAGAATCGAACCTTACAGAATCTTTGCTACTTCAAGCAATACTCTGTCAATGCTGAAAGGAGAGCAAAGAGAGTTGAATGTAAAGGTTTTGGATATCTACAACAACCCCGTTAGAGGGTATTCACGTGTTAGCTATTCTGTTGTTTCCGGGGGCGATAAGTGTCGCATTGTGTCAGCATCCCCTCAAACTGATGAGAAAGGAGTTTTTACGGTTACGGTTGAAGCAGTGAATTCTGGCAACTGTGATGTAGAGTTTCGGATAGATAGCATAAATTCAGGATTCAACAAAACTAAATTTTCGATAACTGTTATTCCTGTTAGTTCTGGAGGGTTAGGAGGACAAGGATATTTGTCTTTCACTCCTGCATCAAGAGGGTTGGTTGAGATATACCATGGCCCTGTAAACGGGTTTATCGATCCAACAAAACCGCCTGCAGAGAGTCCAAGAGATTTAATCACAGACCCAAACTGGGAGCCATATGCTCTGGAAGACAAAGAACTGGCTGCTTATAATGATGGATCCTGGGACTGGTGGTCAGGCGAATATGTGCCCACCTCTGGATATTTGGAAAAAACGCAAAATAATGCTCAGTCTAAACAAAATAGCCAAAAGAATCATGCCTCCCAGTTGTTTGAGTTTAATGTCGGAGATGTACAAATGAGTAGTTTGAAAGTCTTCTGGAACGGTATTGCTTGGTTGGATGTGCAAAATAATCGCAATGATGGAGTTGTTCTTTACGTCTGGAATGGAACTGGTTGGGAATACCTGTGTGACACGACATCAAGTAGCGAAGTGTGGTTGCAATGCGAAAAGAGAGGTAACTACATCCAAAACAAGAAAGTGTACTTGCTAATAGTCCAAAATGACTGGACACAAACTTGGAAAGGCAACAGAGACTCGCAAATATACACCGACTACATCGAACTTGACATTCTGACTTGA
- a CDS encoding DUF5395 domain-containing protein — protein sequence MVKLSFTLRFGDVWVAENEEIVAKGHSLDELDRNLELELRKAGYKGRVEIFMKFDYSTIPEWMRQFHPHYFNRTVVFDLD from the coding sequence ATGGTGAAGCTCAGTTTCACTCTAAGATTTGGGGATGTCTGGGTTGCGGAGAATGAAGAAATTGTGGCCAAAGGCCACTCTCTGGATGAGCTCGACAGAAACCTTGAGCTTGAGCTGAGGAAGGCTGGCTACAAGGGAAGGGTGGAGATTTTCATGAAGTTCGACTACTCGACGATTCCCGAATGGATGAGACAGTTCCATCCGCACTACTTCAACAGGACGGTTGTGTTCGATTTAGACTGA
- a CDS encoding pyridoxal phosphate-dependent aminotransferase, with product MRKTGGLPLSRRLARRVEELKPSGIRRFFDLVVGRDDVISLGVGEPDFPVPWRIREEMIYSLEKGYTSYTSNLGLPELREGIAEYYTRFGVKALPEQVMVTSGVSEGVDIAIRALIEPGDAALIPEPCYVSYKPLVEICGGEAVTIPTAPEFRLTYEMLMQYRDAKAKILVLNYPANPTGVSYSKKELEEIADAVNELDLIVLSDEIYAELTYTGRHVSMAALNGMEDRVVIFNGFSKAFAMTGMRVGYVIAPPDIFAGMLKIHQYCMLCAPITGQIGAIEALRSLDEVERMRAEYMRRRNFVVKRLSEIFEIKKPEGAFYAFPKISSTGMSSEEFAEKLLLEKSVAVVPGNAFGECGEGYVRLAYAVKFEKLKEAMDRIKEFVEEHGEG from the coding sequence ATGAGGAAGACAGGAGGCTTGCCTTTGTCCCGTAGACTTGCGAGAAGGGTTGAGGAGCTGAAGCCGTCGGGAATAAGGAGATTTTTCGACTTAGTGGTGGGAAGGGATGATGTGATAAGTCTCGGCGTTGGAGAGCCAGACTTCCCCGTGCCGTGGAGGATAAGGGAGGAGATGATTTACTCGCTGGAAAAGGGATACACATCCTACACATCCAACCTCGGCCTGCCGGAGCTGAGGGAGGGGATTGCGGAGTATTATACGAGGTTCGGCGTCAAGGCTCTGCCCGAGCAGGTCATGGTTACCTCAGGCGTTAGCGAGGGCGTTGACATTGCAATCAGAGCTCTGATAGAGCCGGGCGATGCTGCTCTCATCCCTGAGCCGTGCTACGTGAGCTACAAACCACTCGTTGAGATATGCGGCGGTGAAGCCGTGACGATTCCCACCGCTCCGGAGTTCAGGCTCACCTACGAGATGCTGATGCAGTACAGGGATGCGAAGGCCAAAATTCTCGTTTTGAACTACCCCGCAAATCCCACGGGTGTGAGCTACTCGAAGAAGGAGCTTGAGGAGATTGCTGACGCTGTAAACGAGCTCGACCTCATCGTTCTGTCCGATGAGATTTACGCTGAGCTCACCTACACGGGAAGGCATGTTTCCATGGCCGCGCTGAACGGAATGGAGGACAGAGTTGTTATTTTCAACGGCTTCTCCAAAGCGTTCGCAATGACCGGAATGAGGGTCGGCTACGTGATTGCCCCACCTGACATCTTTGCGGGGATGCTGAAAATTCACCAGTACTGCATGCTCTGCGCTCCAATAACGGGACAGATAGGGGCGATTGAGGCTCTGAGGAGCCTTGACGAAGTGGAGAGGATGAGGGCAGAGTACATGAGAAGAAGGAATTTTGTGGTCAAAAGATTGAGCGAGATTTTTGAGATAAAGAAGCCTGAAGGAGCATTTTACGCTTTTCCGAAGATTTCCTCAACCGGAATGTCCAGCGAGGAGTTTGCAGAGAAGCTGCTGCTCGAGAAAAGCGTTGCGGTTGTGCCGGGAAATGCCTTCGGCGAGTGCGGGGAGGGCTACGTAAGATTGGCTTACGCTGTGAAGTTCGAGAAGCTGAAGGAAGCAATGGACAGAATAAAGGAGTTTGTTGAGGAGCATGGTGAGGGTTAA
- a CDS encoding nucleotidyltransferase domain-containing protein → MSFDVFIETAREERKYFENYRHYAKIIKKLAKKMLEDAEVYVFGSVVEGRHTPANDIDILIVSKHVPKRNEDRAKIVGQILKDIDVFAPFEIHLATPELFEIYRKFAKKMEKV, encoded by the coding sequence ATGAGCTTTGATGTTTTCATTGAAACGGCCAGAGAGGAGAGGAAGTACTTCGAGAACTACCGCCACTATGCCAAGATCATAAAGAAGCTGGCCAAAAAAATGCTTGAGGATGCTGAAGTGTACGTTTTCGGCTCGGTTGTTGAGGGCAGACACACTCCAGCGAACGACATCGACATCTTAATCGTATCCAAACATGTTCCAAAAAGAAACGAGGACAGGGCGAAAATTGTTGGGCAAATTCTCAAAGATATTGACGTCTTTGCCCCCTTCGAAATACACCTCGCAACTCCTGAGCTGTTTGAAATCTACAGAAAATTTGCAAAGAAAATGGAAAAGGTTTAG
- a CDS encoding ubiquitin-like small modifier protein 1, which translates to MVRVKLFANFREAAGVKEVEVEAGTVGEVLQELVRRFPKLESLFYEEGRLRDYVNIMVNGRNVRGDLNYPLSHTDEVAIFPPVSGG; encoded by the coding sequence ATGGTGAGGGTTAAGCTTTTCGCAAACTTCAGGGAGGCGGCGGGAGTTAAGGAGGTTGAGGTTGAAGCCGGAACTGTGGGAGAGGTGCTGCAGGAGCTGGTAAGGAGGTTTCCGAAGCTCGAAAGCCTGTTTTACGAGGAGGGAAGGCTGAGGGACTACGTCAACATCATGGTCAACGGGAGGAACGTTAGAGGGGATTTGAATTACCCGCTCAGCCACACAGATGAGGTCGCAATATTCCCGCCGGTGAGCGGGGGGTAG
- a CDS encoding Lrp/AsnC family transcriptional regulator codes for MESVELEVLKLLEENARMSEEEIAEVLALPVDRVKEIIKKFEDDGVILKYKAIVDWEKLQEDFVYALINVKVSLTREKGYDDIAKRIAKFSEVHAVRLVSGEYDFQVVVKGKSLKDIAFFVAEKISTIPEVRDTFTHFVLRTYKEEGVNLFEDEEDRRLAFVP; via the coding sequence GTGGAGAGCGTTGAGCTTGAGGTTCTCAAACTCCTTGAGGAGAACGCAAGAATGAGCGAGGAGGAAATAGCCGAGGTTCTGGCACTGCCCGTTGACAGAGTTAAGGAGATCATTAAGAAGTTCGAGGATGATGGGGTTATTCTGAAGTACAAAGCCATCGTTGACTGGGAAAAGCTGCAGGAGGATTTTGTTTACGCTTTGATAAACGTTAAGGTCTCTTTGACGAGGGAGAAGGGGTATGATGATATTGCCAAGAGAATCGCCAAGTTCAGCGAAGTGCATGCGGTGAGGCTTGTAAGCGGTGAGTACGACTTTCAGGTTGTGGTAAAGGGGAAGAGCTTGAAGGACATCGCCTTCTTTGTTGCTGAGAAGATTTCGACCATTCCTGAGGTGAGGGATACCTTCACGCACTTCGTGCTGAGAACGTACAAGGAGGAAGGTGTGAATCTGTTTGAAGATGAGGAAGACAGGAGGCTTGCCTTTGTCCCGTAG
- a CDS encoding HEPN domain-containing protein: MGIEEMEILRERAFKFLKNAEQLIESGVYDIAAFNIQQFVELYLKYALFKKVGDYPKTPSIKRLLREIGKASGKIDAVEEFMRENIDRISNVENAYITSRYIPSEFERIEVENMLKLARKIRDLVDAL; encoded by the coding sequence ATGGGCATTGAGGAAATGGAAATTTTAAGGGAGAGAGCTTTCAAGTTCCTTAAAAATGCTGAACAGTTGATTGAATCTGGGGTTTACGATATTGCAGCCTTCAACATCCAGCAATTTGTCGAGCTTTACCTGAAGTACGCTCTTTTCAAAAAAGTTGGCGATTATCCGAAAACGCCCTCGATAAAGCGATTACTCAGGGAGATTGGGAAGGCTTCGGGAAAAATTGATGCTGTTGAGGAGTTCATGAGGGAGAACATAGACAGAATCTCCAATGTGGAGAATGCCTACATAACCTCCCGCTACATTCCATCGGAATTTGAGAGGATAGAAGTTGAGAACATGCTAAAATTGGCGAGGAAAATCCGAGATCTGGTTGATGCCTTATGA
- a CDS encoding radical SAM protein codes for MPKLGFVQVEVSTRCQLSCLMCPKSCFSDEWIAKDMNMETFRLIPFKKFHYAHLQGWGEPLLNPNIGEMVDIAAKSCKVGLTTNGLLIDHHIDSILKLDLLAVSVASGDARQHERVRGCSLEKLAGNIKLVSESRGKRPKIVIATMMLKSTIESLPKLIDFAAECGADEVIANNLDYIPSKELVGEEVFGLTADKDVEKAVEQAGKRAEELGIGFIAKPRLMEEALVCAENPVENCVVAVDGRIAPCAYLNLPTASETIPRWFRGRTVEVPKVYFSSFKEWLKSDFRDTFKRRLQVLHQSLPTELPPLPQPCRTCYKAYSV; via the coding sequence ATGCCCAAACTCGGCTTCGTTCAGGTTGAGGTTTCGACGAGGTGTCAGCTTAGCTGCCTGATGTGCCCGAAATCCTGCTTTAGCGATGAGTGGATAGCCAAGGACATGAATATGGAAACTTTCAGGCTCATCCCCTTCAAAAAGTTCCATTACGCCCATCTGCAGGGCTGGGGGGAGCCTCTGCTCAACCCGAACATTGGGGAGATGGTTGATATTGCTGCAAAAAGCTGCAAAGTTGGTTTGACGACCAACGGCCTGCTAATTGACCACCATATCGACTCAATCCTGAAGCTCGACCTTCTTGCCGTCTCAGTTGCAAGCGGTGATGCGAGACAGCATGAAAGGGTGAGGGGATGCAGCCTTGAAAAGCTTGCAGGGAATATAAAGCTTGTCTCAGAGAGCAGAGGCAAAAGGCCGAAAATCGTGATTGCGACGATGATGCTGAAATCCACAATTGAGTCTCTCCCCAAACTCATCGATTTCGCCGCCGAATGCGGGGCGGATGAGGTTATAGCCAACAACCTCGATTACATTCCCTCGAAAGAGCTTGTGGGAGAGGAGGTTTTTGGGTTAACGGCTGATAAAGACGTGGAAAAGGCTGTGGAGCAGGCTGGAAAGAGGGCGGAGGAGCTGGGAATTGGCTTTATCGCAAAGCCGAGACTGATGGAGGAGGCTTTGGTCTGTGCAGAAAACCCGGTGGAGAACTGCGTTGTTGCAGTTGATGGCAGAATTGCTCCCTGCGCTTACCTCAATCTGCCCACAGCAAGCGAAACAATTCCAAGGTGGTTCAGGGGAAGGACTGTGGAGGTTCCGAAGGTTTACTTCTCCAGCTTTAAGGAGTGGTTGAAGAGCGATTTCAGAGACACCTTTAAGAGACGCCTTCAGGTTCTCCACCAGTCTCTGCCAACCGAACTCCCTCCACTCCCACAGCCCTGCAGAACCTGCTACAAGGCCTATTCAGTCTAA